One Methanocaldococcus villosus KIN24-T80 genomic window carries:
- a CDS encoding adenylyltransferase/cytidyltransferase family protein, with protein MKKVVVAAGTFDLLHPGHYEFLKFAKSLGDELIVIVARDKTVEKIKGRKPIIPEEQRREMVEALKPVDRAILGSLDNKLEPILKIKPNIIVLGPDQKTFDEEELKEELKKYGLDVKVVRYNEYKKCPFHSSFDIVKEIVKRFCNKEIR; from the coding sequence ATGAAAAAGGTTGTTGTTGCCGCAGGTACTTTTGATCTACTGCATCCAGGTCATTATGAATTTTTAAAATTTGCTAAGAGTTTAGGGGATGAATTAATTGTTATTGTAGCAAGGGATAAAACAGTTGAAAAAATTAAAGGAAGAAAACCAATAATTCCTGAAGAGCAAAGAAGAGAAATGGTAGAAGCATTAAAACCTGTAGATAGAGCTATATTAGGTAGTTTAGATAACAAATTAGAACCCATATTGAAGATAAAGCCTAATATCATTGTCCTTGGTCCTGATCAGAAAACATTTGATGAAGAGGAATTAAAAGAAGAATTAAAAAAATATGGGTTAGATGTTAAAGTTGTGAGATATAATGAATATAAAAAATGTCCATTTCATAGCTCTTTTGATATTGTTAAAGAAATTGTTAAAAGATTTTGCAATAAAGAAATTAGGTGA
- the hisE gene encoding phosphoribosyl-ATP diphosphatase, with the protein MNMLYEVFNIIKERIKEKPEGSYVAKLTTDDEKKAINKICEKIGEEAAELILAAKDNIKEEIIKESADLIFHVMVLLAYSGVDLDELIKEFERRRK; encoded by the coding sequence ATGAATATGTTATATGAAGTATTCAATATTATAAAAGAAAGAATTAAAGAAAAACCAGAAGGTTCTTATGTAGCTAAATTAACAACTGATGATGAGAAAAAAGCTATTAATAAGATATGTGAGAAAATAGGAGAAGAAGCTGCTGAATTAATATTAGCTGCAAAAGATAACATTAAAGAAGAGATAATAAAAGAATCTGCTGATCTTATTTTTCATGTGATGGTGTTATTAGCATACAGTGGAGTAGATTTGGATGAGTTAATAAAAGAGTTTGAAAGAAGGAGAAAATGA